In the genome of Mauremys mutica isolate MM-2020 ecotype Southern chromosome 8, ASM2049712v1, whole genome shotgun sequence, one region contains:
- the LOC123375963 gene encoding probable UDP-sugar transporter protein SLC35A4: MGIIIANGSAAGSLLSSPTRGLKRVLWALMLVISVAIYGSHAPLLTLCKVDGKIPFSASSVVVLTELTKLVLSFISLLIWDRRQLGVSLSWHHAAPFALSALLYAANNNLVVHMQLFMDPSTYQVLSNLKIGSTALLYSMFLHQRLSLHKWLALFLLTAAGVSYTYGGLQDLQHSSSSSEMQLHVTLIGLLLISVYCLISGLSAVYTEVILKTQDLPLTLQNLFLYFFGVLLNLIVHLLSSNGAGFLDGFSFWVVVIVVSQALNGLIMSVVMKHSSNITRLFVISCSMVVNALLSILLFSLQLTASFFLAVLLIGLAVHLYYGVK; encoded by the coding sequence ATGGGAATAATTATTGCGAATGGTAgtgctgctggctcactgctcagcTCTCCCACCAGGGGGCTCAAGAGAGTGCTGTGGGCACTGATGCTAGTCATATCCGTTGCTATCTATGGCTCTCATGCTCCCCTTCTGACTCTGTGTAAAGTGGATGGAAAGATCCCATTCAGCGCCTCATCTGTTGTGGTTCTTACTGAACTGACCAAGCTGGTGCTCTCCTTCATTTCCCTGCTGATCTGGGACCGGAGGCAGCTGGGAGTCTCCCTGTCATGGCATCATGCTGCCCCCTTTGCCCTATCTGCGCTGCTCTATGCTGCCAACAATAACCTGGTGGTTCACATGCAGCTGTTCATGGATCCTAGCACCTACCAGGTCCTGAGTAACCTGAAGATTGGCAGTACTGCTCTCCTGTACAGCATGTTCCTGCACCAAAGACTCTCTCTGCACAAGTGGCTGGCCCTCTTCCTGCTAACAGCTGCTGGGGTGAGCTACACCTATGGAGGCCTCCAGGACCTGCAGCACTCCTCCAGCTCCTCTGAGATGCAGCTGCACGTCACCCTGATTGGCTTGCTGCTCATCTCCGTGTACTGCCTGATATCAGGCCTGTCTGCTGTCTATACCGAAGTCATCCTGAAAACCCAAGATCTGCCACTTACCCTCCAGAACCTGTTTCTTTACTTCTTTGGAGTCCTGCTGAACTTGATTGTCCATCTGTTGAGCAGCAATGGGGCTGGATTCCTGGACGGCTTCTCTTTCTGGGTGGTGGTAATCGTGGTCAGCCAGGCCCTGAATGGCTTGATAATGTCTGTGGTCATGAAGCACAGCAGTAACATCACCAGACTCTTCGTtatctcctgctccatggttgTTAATGCCCTTCTATCCATACTGCTCTTCAGCCTGCAGCTCACTGCCTCTTTCTTCCTCGCTGTCCTGCTGATCGGCTTGGCTGTTCACTTGTATTATGGAGTCAAATAG